GATCTTTGTGAACCATGAAAGTTTGCGAAAACGACAACCTAGTTGATATCATGATACTGTTACTGAGCATTTAACACAGTCCTTTTATTATTGCAAATATGGAGACTCCAAgccatagttttttttttttttttttttgacgcaGGGTGTCCTGATCTTGTGGATCAGACTAATCCCGGTGACTGGCAGAGCCCTGCTCAATGACGCCAACGCGTTACCAACGAGATCGAATTGAGAACCTGCCGCTAAAGAGCGGGACGACCAAACCAGACGAGCTGTCCGTTGGGGGCAAACCTTAGTTGATAAGGGTTCAAAGTAAAATGAAAACACGAATGCCATAATTACTTAGTTATAAGTTATAGCCCCTACCAACTCAGCCCAGTGTTCTGGGGAAAATTGTAGCATAATGTATACTTTTGACACCTTTCCACCATTGTAGTCTTGTCTTTTTTTCTGCTGGTTTCTTTATGATAATGTTACCATCCATGATTCACGGACCAATAACAAAGGACAGCACTAGCTAGTTTTACACTTTACTCACGAAAGATAATTGGATGCTTCTTGAATCGAATCTGAATGATTTCTCCTTTTCTACCCCCCCCAAGGCCCCATCCATCTAATCGCATTTCCTCCCCTCTTTCTGTCTTATTTGCAAGATATGAAATCCCATCTGACTTTTAAGGTTAAAATATTTCTATAGCCCTCAAGGTTGATGAACTTATAATGTGACAATCAAGTCCAAATGATTGGATGTTTGATACCATTgtcccttttttctttaaacaaaTCTTTTTAAAGAATCACTAGGATTTGGAGAAAGATCAAATGGGATAGGTGAGAAGCCAATCTGATATCAAAGATGATGAAAGAAAATCTATCAACCATGCTGATATGTGCCCCCATTAGGTTGACCAAAGTAGATGTGCGGATTGGTCCATTTTGCCTTTTGGCGAAGCTTTACAACCATTTTTGAAAACTTGTACCTTCTGAGATGATACGAGAATTTAACCAGTAGCTCTTATCTGGTTGTGTGCAACCACAGATATCTGACAGGGAAAATATACTGAAACTGATGGCTGAGGGCTTtcttttgtatattttttttgggCTATCCATTTCATGTATAGTTTTTCTTCCCAGTCGTTAATCAGCAAGAGAAATTGCTTCTCTCAAAAATACTACGCTATGTGAAGTTTCTTCAGGGCCAACTTCACCACCTCTATGATGAACGATAGCAGCCTTACTTTTTTCTCAGATCATTAATCTCTGTACAATTCAGTCTGTATTTTCCTTCACCCAAAGAATTAACAATAAAAGTCGCGTATGTTTCCCAAATATGCTCATGACAGATAGCTCCAAAATCATATCaaattaagaaagaaaagaagaagtttAAATCACACTTTAGAATTTAAAACTGCTTGTAAGGTTTTACTGTTTGCTACAGACTTCCACCGTGATGATAGGTTTGATCTTTGATgctcagaaatttcaagaactAGAAATATAGTGTATGATATCATAAGAACTTGTCTCATTTGCCGTCTTGCTTGCCATGAACTCCGTTAACAGCTTGCTGCAACAATTCAAGAACGTGAAATCACTTTAGTTTGGAGTGTTATTAGGTCATGAATCAAGAGAGTAAGTACGGAGTCGAGAACTACCTGCATGCAAGACAGAGTGTAGTGGACATCGCTTTCTGATATTTGGTGGTGAAGGACCATCCTAATCCTGCAATTATAACAATTTCAATGTCTACCTCTTAGATATGCTTTATAGgttttgccaaatcaaaagatgAATATCAATCATGCTCTAGTACACGACCGCAAATTGTATAATCAAAATATCCAATATCAAAGGAGAGGGAATTGTCCATGAAAGCATTTGACTGGATTTAGCAAACATATGTCTAAAGCATAAATTAGTTATCAAAAAACGAGGCTTATATTTGtgacaggaaaaaaaaagaaaaaaaagaaagccaaaCTAAGACAGTAATATAGTAACACTTTTCCCGTCAGCTGACAGCAAATCTGCTTCAGCTGGGACTActagcaattaaacacataaatagGTTGCACGAACAGTTATCAGAATTGCCTGTTCTGGCAGAAGCTGTTATCACATTATATATCATCTCTCAAGTAACCTATTGGATAAGCATCAAATCAGAAGATGACGAGGCATGCATCCATGAAAAACTTGGTGAGAGATTCAGGCCGTATGATGGAAGTTTATCATAGGAAATGAACCTGAATGGGCCTTCTGGTAAAATAAGTATCCCATGTCCCTCCAAAATCTTGCAAAGCTTGGTTTCTGTGATATTTACGCTCTTCAGGATATCACAATATACCTGATTATTAcaaaaagggaggaaaaaaagATCGCATTATGTTTTCTTCTTCCATGAAATTCTGTAGGCTAGCTTATAAACGAGGCACCAGCCTCACAACTTAAAGACTTGCTTCTAATAACACAATAATTATACAACAATAACAACCTAAAAATCGAGCACCACTGGCAGGACAAAGCAtcatcttttcctctcacatgaTGACGCATTTTGTTTACTAATACGAATCAACCAGTACACCTACTATCaaagtttttgcaaattttatACAAATACACCCTGTTCAAATTCCTAGTCATGAGTAGCAAAAATAACTGCATAAGCAGCTACTTCAGCACCAGATCAGCTGGCATGCTCGTTTCAGATTTTTTTCTTATCTGCTTATAAATTCTCTTGAAGTTTTAAAAGAACTAACCACTAACAGCTAGTTAACAAGGAAAACACAAATCATTCCCCTGCATAGTTTAAATACAGAAAGGATATCAGGAACTTTGTTGGCCAAATAGGCCAatcatcttcaacttcaaaaCTAAGCAACTTACTATATTAGTCTCGACGGAATCAATGTCAACATTTAGTCCTTTGATTTTGTTCAGCCCCACTgagaaaattacaaaaagaaCGTAAAATCAGATATGTGGGAGAAGTCAAGAGGATATTAGGGGTGCATATATGAACTTATCAAGAAAATATGGAAAAGCAATTGGTTCAATAAAATGAAATTCTAAGGGAAGAAGACTTTACCTGCTAAAGTTTTAGCCTTTTTGTGATCTCCTTCAAGCTTACCAACATTTTCTTGCAATGCAATAAGAGCAGCAGCGCACAGGACACCAACCTGCCTCATTCCACCACCCAGAGTCTTCCTGAGAATCCTTGCCTGGACAGTTAtacaaaaagaaagataagtgCTCAATTTGCAGAAACGATATTTTCTTTTGGGGCAGGGGTGGCGGGGCAAGCCTACAGCACAATGAGCTTACTCTGGCAATAAAGGTTTCTGAACCAACAATTACGGTTCCAACCGGAGCACCAAGACCTTTCGATAAACAAATCTGTAATCCATATTAAAAAATGGATGAGGAACAAACAGGTATTTAGTGCAGCAAAGTGAATATGATGGTCAAGGGTGGACAAGGAAGAACAAGTGAAACTAGGAGGGAGTCTTTCATGATCATTCTACTTACAGATACTGAATCAGCAGCCTGTACAAGCCTGTCAACCGGAACTCCCAGTGCCTGAAGAATAGATCTTGCCAATTAGGACTTTCCAGCAATGCAAGAAAACAAACATGACAGTGCAACTAAACAGATAGCTGGACCAAAACTAAAGAGTCTACATACTCCATCTTCCAGAAAATTTGCTCAAATGCCGGAAATAAGTTTAATAACCCCACTTCGACttaaaaaaataccaaaattcaTAAATGATTTTAGTTCCAGAAGTtgataaaatatatatacaaagtTTCGCAGCTTCTGGGGATGCTCATCTCAAAGTCCTCCAAATTACCTAACGGATGTGGACCTTGACTTGGGAATTCATGTTATTACAGCTAAAAACTTCCAAATGACTATTGAACATCCAACTGCAGATTGTGGTTCCCAACAGAGTTAAACAAGCAAGATGAAATGTATATCAAAGAAGAAGTAGTAAATAAAACTACCCTCGTGATttgatagatgaaaatactACCTCGACATGATAGAATAAGCAATATTGTATCCATTAGTAAAGTTATTACTCACAACTGATGCATTAAAAATACGAGCACCATCAATGTGAAGCTTCAGTCCATACTTCTTTGCTAGCTCTCCTACTTGGTCTATGTATTCTGGAGAAAGGCATCGACCACCAGAACTGCATAATAGGATGATGCTGTAAGAATCTGATAACCAGCAAGAAGCAATATTCTCCTATTAATTTAGGAAATGTGTTTTGGTTAACTAGAATTGCAATTCTATACAATCACTTATTAGACATTTAACCAAGTTTTTCCAATCAACATCTAGCTACAAAGAGTACAAGGCAATGATATACATGTGACGACTTTCTGTGCTATGTGGATAAGAGTTACAACTAAGAAATTCACCATGAAAAAAAAGCTTACTGAGCATGTGAGTTTTCCAAACAGATGAGCCTAGTTGTTGGGCAACATATCTCAAATCTAGGATCTCTAATTGCAGCTTCAATTTGATTGATATCCATTGTTCCGTCTTCATTATTCTTCACTGTTCTTGGATGAACACCTCCAATTGTGGAAATACCTCCATTTTCATAAATGTGGATATGGCAACTGTCACCTAGAATTACCTCACTTCCCCTAATTGGACAATGTGTAAGCACACAAATAAGGTTACCCATTGTGCCTGAAGGGACAAAGAGGGCTGCTTCCTTGCCTGTGATTCTTGCCATCTCTGTTTCAAGGCGACGGGCAGTTGGGTCATGACTTAAAACATCATCATCAACTTCAGCATTTGCCATTGCAGTCCGCATGGCTTCAGTTGGTTTAGTCACTGTGTCAGATCGGAGATCTACCGTTCTTGTCACCATTTTGCACTATAATCAAGCAGAACAAAATGAACAAATCAAGACATGAGTTAAAAACAAGAATAAGTTATCTCCAGGCATGGGACTTCCATAGTTACGTCAttcgaaaaaaataataaataagacACTGACTCGGACCTGAAAATTAAACTACATATAACCACTCATGAAATGGAACTAAGCAATAACAAACATGTTGGAGATCTGTGTTTTTTCCTGAATTCTCTGGAAGGATCAGAATATGTAGACaataaaagagaaaatagaTTTGTTGTCTTAGGAAGAAAGGTCTATCAGTGAactgagaaaaaagaaaacaaaaaggaaaaatgaaatcatGGACGTatgccataaaaaaaaatttattttgcgCATGTGCGTGAGGAGCACTTGAAACGTAAGAAAACAAACCAGAAACTTTGATGTATAAACTGTAGTATAAAACGTAGAAACTGATGACAAGGCAAATGCAAGAAATGCGGAGTCTGATTCTGGATGCACTTAAACCTGAGGTCGTCTGGGTGACGCCTCCAATTTAGCATAATTAATCCATATCTTCCTAGGGATTTCTTGCAGGATACTAATCTAATTGCAGTTCAAGATTAAACTGAAAAAGAAGAGAGATTTCTTCCACTTTCACATCTCTTTATCTCCTTTAGCAATGAATATCTATCCCATCCTCTCTCTCATTTCAGACAATTTCATGCAAAATTCATCTACTTTATACAAAGAACCAACAGCCACACAACATGCTCGGACGTTAATCAGTGCGCATTATATTTGATACCTTTTCTTATAGTTATTGAAGCAAAATCAGTCAGTGTTGATTGATATCTCCCTTCTTGAGTTCTTGATGCAGAGTTACAGAATCCAGCAACAATCAACCAGATTCACTCAACTGCACTCCAAAGGTAACAAATCGGTACCAAAAAGGGGCAAGAGAAATTTATCACGAAAAGGTAAAGAAAATATGACAAAgatgatttaaaaagaaaaaaaagattaacCCACAAAACTGAGCACTTACGTGTGATGAAATTCAATCATGAGCACAGAAACAGAGCAGAATCAGTAGTTCTTGTCAAGTGGAAAAGACCCAAGATACGTATCTAAGTAAAGCACCACAAGAAGAATCCAAGTGTATGACAGCTGAATCTTTGGTTCTCTTTCCCTTAAAGAAGCGAAAACCCAACCCCACCGCAAcctcaaaagaaagaaatgcaTGACCTCTTTCGGGAACTTATTATTTCGTCATTTAATGAAAACAATTATCAAAAACAAGCATTATCTCATCACATGACAAAATACATGAGCTACACACATGGCACTTTACAGTCATTGAAAATGATGCATGCATGATAAGCAACTAGCGGTTGATAGAACTTCAATAAAGGCACCAAAATTCTCGTCTTAATCAAAAAGATTCTTCAGGTACATAGTTGAATTTGACACTTCCCTATTGGGCTCACCTTTGATATGATCAAGTGACTCTGTTGTGGCTCCTTTGTGTCTTCTTTCCTACCTTCCTTttgtggttttatttttttggaaccAAAGTTTGGACTAACAATCCAAAAACATATATGGGATTTTAGGGAAACACGGTAAGTTTTGATCATCTATGGGTTGGAATGCAAATCTATTTATATACAAAGGTGGGTATGAATTATGAAAATTAATGCATCATGCATGAAGTTTATTCAAGCTGGAACATAAAATAATGGTAACTAGGAAGAAAAGTTGGATACTAACTCCAAACAGGTGGTAAAGGCGATGATGACTGGAATCCTTCACATTCTGGGCCCTTTTCTTATCGGTATTATCTCTTGGCCCACCGCAATACACGAATCACGAATGCGGGAAAGATATCTTACAGACGCtattgatgtttcaaatattcaAATTCTTGACTGCAATTTGATGCACTAAAATAGCCCTTTCAAGCTTAACAAGCAAAATTGTCCACGGCCGACCGATCATTCTTGGAACTCCAGACCAATCTTTCCTAGAACTTCAGAAATCCTGGGAGCCGCCATTATGGTTTATTGACGCTCATAACAAAAGATGGCTAGTCTTTTGAGTCCAGTAGTTTCCTACTTACATTTCATTCGACAGGAAGGGTCATTTGAGCCGGGTTTTAATAAGTCCATTAAAATATTTGGTTTCGATTCATgagttttttctttaaaaaaaaaataaagagtttTCAGCTAATACACGTAAAGTTCATATTTGATTCATAATATATTCGAATTTTGATTTCAATTCGGACTCAGTTCAAACTCacttattttttcttaatataattactataatcaTTAAATAATATTAATTTGAAATCGTAACATTAAAACTATACAAGTATACATACACCAATAAAAAGTTCATTAAAAATACATAAACTAAACATTTTTCAATAATAAGTGTACCTAATTCTTTTCAAATACATACAAAATAATAATGAAACGTGAATAGATTACTAATAATTTATCTAATGAATCTAATTCTCTTCCTACTAATTACTAATATTTTAAGTATACATTacatattaaaaaaatacatgtatatatatgtgtgtgtatatatatacacacacaaatatatacatccatacatacataaatatatatatatatatagggtaaaaaacaaaaaaacccctGTGGTAAACCTATTATACAAATAAgtcccctatggtttcaaaatatacaacacggtacctcatgctttgaattaaattgtaaaCCTGATGGAAATCGGTAAAATTAACGGGACTGATATACTGAAAACTAAAAACAAATTCTTTATACTTAATTTTTAGCAAATATTactattctaccccttaacccCCAATAAAACTCCCAGTGATGTTTGAATCTCCCAATAAAACTCCGTGAAGCTGCCCTTAACAACCGCACTAGACTGTACCTAGTGTTGCATAGAAACCCCCAACCCATTCTTCGAGACTGATTGAACCTCAGATACCGGTGCTGAAGAACTTGTCCCACCCTCCTTCAAGAACGATATATGAACATTTTCCGTTGAAGCAGTACCCACCATAACTGGAGTTGGTGTGACTGTTTGCCCGGCTACTTTTGTGGGACGAATGTTTGGCCTGTAAAATATCCCAACAGAAGTTAGACATGTAAGAAGAGCGTCTTTTTTCGATGTCATTATTGGTTAGATGAGTAGAAGGAGTGCCCAAGGAAAGAGTGCAATCAACAGAGGAAGACGGTGGAGATGATGCGAAGGAATACATTTTAGCAGTTTCATCAAAGGGTTTATTGTGATGGTTAGGCATAGAGAAGAGCATGGAGAAGAAATTGGCTTGATGAGTGTGGAACATGCCACATGAACATGGCCCAGCCATGTTTCCATGAGAACCGCCATTGCACCTATTACTGTGCATCAtcgtttgttttctttcttctttcttttcatgCTGCTGCTTCAATCTCTGGATGGATGAATAATCTCTCCAACTGGTCTTTGAATTTATAGGGCTAagacaaaagaatgaaagaaataCTACTAACTATGGGTTTTGTGAGAATAAGGTGAAAACGATGGGTAATAATCAAATGGTTGAATGGGGGAGTAAGTTGAAGTTTGGAAGGAAGAGCTCGTAATGTTATATGAATATGATATATGAGTGTACGAGAGAGAAAAAGAGTTGGAGCcgggcattttggtcatttcatcaATGCCCGTTAATTTTACTGATTTCCGTCaaatttacaatttagttcaaaatatgaggtaccctgttgtatattttgaaatcataggggGCTTATTTATAAAATTGGTTTACCACAggggtttttttattttttaccgatatatatatatacatacatatatatacatatatatatatgggagAATTGTAATTTTGATCCCCCAATCTATAGTATATGTGCGTAATTAGTTCCCAATCTATTTCGAAAATCaattttggtccccaatctGTTCAATTTTGTGctaaaagtggacaattgacgaaatttcttcaatttcaaCCGGAACCAAGTCACGTGAGATCACGTGTCGGCACTAAAAcccctttttcaatttttttaatttttgaaacacgttttttaatattttcagtTTTGTCTTGCCTTTGGACATATTAAACAAAGACATGAAAGGCTAAAATTCACTAATCAAGGAGTTAGTAATCGTGTgtagaaataaatcacaaaataaagtATGACGACGACATCCTCTACTTCCTTCTTTTCTCATCTTTTTTCTTCCAACTCAAGAACAAACCCTAGGAGCCTCAATCCCATTCTAATCATACAAAAAAATTCTTCATTCTGGCAAAAAATTGCAAGATCTAGGCAAAAACTTTGTATcgagtttcttttattttcaatttagCTCCTCATGGAACCAATGAAAAATTACGACTGCAAGCAACGAGCAATAATGGTTACTTCTTGGACAGACAATAATCCTGGGAGAAAATATTTCACTTGTGCAATCAAGAAGGTATGGTTGTCTCTGTTTCTGATTTCAACTTTTCTATCTCTATTTCTGAGTTTAAAGCTAAAGGTTTATGATGTTGGCTGTGAAGAGTGACAGAGAAAAAAGATGCGATTATTTTAAATGACATGATCCAAAAATGTGTAGAAAGTCAACAGCCCTGATTCCTGGACTACTACAGAGCATGAACTCTAAGAATGCTACAATTGAGAGGCTAagagcaagggaaagaaaattaTTA
This portion of the Coffea arabica cultivar ET-39 chromosome 2e, Coffea Arabica ET-39 HiFi, whole genome shotgun sequence genome encodes:
- the LOC113730602 gene encoding low-specificity L-threonine aldolase 1-like isoform X1, which translates into the protein MIKTYRVSLKSHICFWIVSPNFGSKKIKPQKEGRKEDTKEPQQSHLIISKCKMVTRTVDLRSDTVTKPTEAMRTAMANAEVDDDVLSHDPTARRLETEMARITGKEAALFVPSGTMGNLICVLTHCPIRGSEVILGDSCHIHIYENGGISTIGGVHPRTVKNNEDGTMDINQIEAAIRDPRFEICCPTTRLICLENSHAHSGGRCLSPEYIDQVGELAKKYGLKLHIDGARIFNASVALGVPVDRLVQAADSVSICLSKGLGAPVGTVIVGSETFIARARILRKTLGGGMRQVGVLCAAALIALQENVGKLEGDHKKAKTLAVGLNKIKGLNVDIDSVETNIVYCDILKSVNITETKLCKILEGHGILILPEGPFRIRMVLHHQISESDVHYTLSCMQQAVNGVHGKQDGK
- the LOC113730602 gene encoding low-specificity L-threonine aldolase 1-like isoform X2, which encodes MVTRTVDLRSDTVTKPTEAMRTAMANAEVDDDVLSHDPTARRLETEMARITGKEAALFVPSGTMGNLICVLTHCPIRGSEVILGDSCHIHIYENGGISTIGGVHPRTVKNNEDGTMDINQIEAAIRDPRFEICCPTTRLICLENSHAHSGGRCLSPEYIDQVGELAKKYGLKLHIDGARIFNASVALGVPVDRLVQAADSVSICLSKGLGAPVGTVIVGSETFIARARILRKTLGGGMRQVGVLCAAALIALQENVGKLEGDHKKAKTLAVGLNKIKGLNVDIDSVETNIVYCDILKSVNITETKLCKILEGHGILILPEGPFRIRMVLHHQISESDVHYTLSCMQQAVNGVHGKQDGK
- the LOC113728484 gene encoding GATA transcription factor 18-like, with the translated sequence MMHSNRCNGGSHGNMAGPCSCGMFHTHQANFFSMLFSMPNHHNKPFDETAKMYSFASSPPSSSVDCTLSLGTPSTHLTNNDIEKRRSSYMSNFCWDILQAKHSSHKSSRANSHTNSSYGGYCFNGKCSYIVLEGGWDKFFSTGI